One genomic region from Nymphaea colorata isolate Beijing-Zhang1983 chromosome 10, ASM883128v2, whole genome shotgun sequence encodes:
- the LOC116262221 gene encoding pentatricopeptide repeat-containing protein At3g12770-like gives MASLLLRPLLVANPPCLISLFLSNLFSRLPTFRFCFRACSSLPLFLDNHEGDHPNPVRGPTDFTICTSLLDDCANLRDLTQAQSWILKLGLQQSNFITTKFVHVCCEFGEIRHACDVFDEMSERNVFLWNAIIRGHSRSDLLEGALGLYCRMQSEGVLPDGFTFPHVLKACSGLGNARKGREIHAQIFRLGFESDVFVQNGLITMYSKCGWVDHARSLFDKLQDRTIVSWTSIISGYAQNGHPVEALQIFRKMQCSKMEPDCIALVSILRAYTDVEGLQQGKSIHGYVIKGGFESEVDILISLTAMYAKCGEVETARSLFDRVTSPGIILWNAMISGYAKNGYASEAVELFRELLPLQVRPDSVTVRAAILACAQVGSVELCRWIGDYVRGSEHRADIFVNTALIDMYAKCGSIAEARRVFDMVPVKDVVVWTAMIMGYGLHGHGQDALALYEEMKRAGMKPNDVTFVGILSACNHSGLVDEGWRYFHSMKRGYGIEPRHQHYACVVDLLGRGGYLDEAYEFIKKMPMEPAVTVWGALLSACKIYGHVELGQYAAERVFAVDPTNAGHYVQLSNLYAAAGRWGDVAKVRVLMKERGLVKALGYSLIEINGKLQAFRVGDDSHPRSKEIFAMLEKLESKLKEAGYVPHVDSVLHDLDNEEKEEMLCNHSEMIAIAFGLISTAPGTTLRITKNLRACINCHSATKLISRIEDREIIVRDANRFHHFKDGSCSCGDYW, from the coding sequence ATGGCTTCTCTGCTACTTCGTCCTCTTCTCGTCGCGAACCCGCCAtgtctcatttctcttttcctgtcTAACTTATTTTCTCGACTACCCACTTTCAGATTTTGCTTCAGGGCATGTTCATCCTTGCCTTTATTCCTTGACAACCATGAAGGCGATCACCCGAACCCTGTACGAGGACCCACTGATTTTACCATTTGCACTTCTCTCTTGGACGACTGCGCCAACCTGAGGGATTTGACTCAAGCTCAGAGCTGGATTCTGAAGTTGGGGTTGCAGCAGAGCAATTTCATCACCACCAAATTTGTGCACGTTTGCTGTGAGTTTGGTGAGATTCGTCACGCTTGCGATGTGTTCGACGAAATGTCTGAACGGAACGTTTTCCTTTGGAATGCGATAATTAGAGGGCATTCTCGGAGCGACCTGTTGGAGGGTGCACTTGGATTGTATTGTAGAATGCAAAGTGAAGGTGTCCTGCCTGATGGTTTCACTTTTCCTCATGTTCTCAAAGCTTGCAGCGGCCTGGGGAATGCTAGAAAGGGCAGAGAAATTCATGCGCAGATTTTCAGGCTTGGGTTCGAATCGGATGTCTTCGTGCAGAATGGTCTTATAACCATGTACTCAAAATGTGGTTGGGTTGATCATGCTCGGAGTTTGTTTGATAAGTTGCAGGATAGAACCATCGTGTCGTGGACCTCGATTATTTCCGGTTATGCGCAGAATGGTCACCCAGTTGAGGCCCTGCAAATCTTCAGAAAAATGCAATGTTCCAAAATGGAGCCTGATTGCATTGCCCTTGTCAGCATTCTGAGGGCATACACCGATGTGGAGGGCCTCCAACAAGGAAAATCTATTCATGGTTATGTGATTAAAGGCGGGTTCGAATCTGAAGTAGACATTTTGATATCCTTGACTGCAATGTACGCCAAATGTGGGGAAGTAGAGACTGCAAGGAGCTTGTTTGATAGGGTCACGTCCCCTGGAATAATTCTATGGAACGCCATGATTTCTGGATATGCAAAGAATGGCTACGCTAGTGAAGCTGTTGAGCTATTCCGGGAATTGCTTCCTTTACAAGTTAGACCCGATTCAGTAACTGTACGTGCTGCTATACTAGCTTGTGCTCAGGTGGGTTCCGTGGAATTGTGTAGGTGGATCGGTGATTATGTTAGAGGCAGTGAACATAGAGCCGATATCTTCGTGAATACGGCTCTGATTGATATGTACGCAAAGTGCGGAAGCATAGCTGAAGCTCGCCGAGTGTTCGACATGGTGCCGGTGAAGGATGTAGTGGTTTGGACGGCCATGATCATGGGGTACGGTTTGCATGGCCATGGTCAGGATGCCCTTGCTCTTTACGAAGAGATGAAGCGGGCAGGAATGAAGCCGAATGATGTAACGTTCGTCGGCATTCTCTCAGCTTGCAACCATTCTGGACTTGTTGATGAGGGATGGCGGTACTTCCACAGCATGAAGAGAGGCTATGGAATTGAGCCTAGGCATCAGCATTATGCGTGCGTGGTCGACCTTCTCGGTCGGGGAGGATACTTGGATGAGGCTTATGAATTTATCAAGAAGATGCCAATGGAACCTGCTGTCACTGTGTGGGGAGCTCTCCTGAGTGCTTGCAAGATCTACGGGCATGTGGAACTAGGGCAATATGCAGCAGAACGTGTTTTTGCCGTTGATCCAACAAATGCAGGACACTATGTGCAACTGTCAAACCTCTACGCTGCAGCTGGTAGGTGGGGTGATGTAGCCAAGGTGAGGGTACTGATGAAGGAAAGAGGATTGGTCAAGGCACTCGGATATAGTTTGATAGAGATCAATGGTAAGCTTCAGGCTTTCCGGGTGGGGGATGATTCACATCCAAGGTCCAAGGAAATATTTGCAATGCTTGAAAAGTTAGAGTCTAAATTGAAAGAAGCTGGATATGTTCCTCATGTGGACTCTGTTTTACATGACCTggacaatgaagaaaaagaggagaTGCTCTGTAACCACAGTGAGATGATAGCAATTGCTTTTGGTCTTATAAGTACAGCTCCTGGAACAACACTCCGGATCACAAAGAACCTCCGTGCTTGTATTAACTGCCACTCTGCAACGAAGCTCATCTCGAGAATCGAAGATAGAGAAATAATTGTTCGTGATGCTAATCGTTTTCACCACTTCAAAGATGGATCTTGTTCTTGTGGAGATTATTGGTAA
- the LOC116262223 gene encoding cytochrome c oxidase subunit 6b-3-like, with translation MESSPVEPHEQMRARDVNRVARGEQAPRPSHEPGSIKEAPVVPGPPTIREVDLVTAPADPRFPTTNQTRHCYTRYIEYHKCIQAKGKGAPECEKFARYYRSLCPSEWIQKWNEQRELGIFPGPL, from the exons ATGGAGAGCTCGCCGGTGGAACCCCATGAGCAGATGCGAGCCAGGGACGTGAATCGCGTAGCTCGAGGGGAGCAAGCTCCTCGCCCATCCCACGAACCAGGTAGCATCAAAGAAGCACCAGTCGTACCAGGCCCTCCTACAATTCGG GAGGTTGATCTGGTCACAGCGCCTGCAGACCCACGCTTCCCAACGACCAACCAGACACGACATTGCTACACCCGCTACATTGAGTACCACAA GTGCATACAAGCCAAGGGGAAAGGCGCGCCCGAATGCGAAAAGTTTGCTCGATACTACCGTTCTCTCTGCCCGTCCGAGTGG ATCCAGAAGTGGAACGAGCAGAGGGAATTGGGTATATTTCCTGGACCCCTCTGA